Proteins encoded in a region of the Triplophysa rosa linkage group LG14, Trosa_1v2, whole genome shotgun sequence genome:
- the msantd4 gene encoding myb/SANT-like DNA-binding domain-containing protein 4 translates to MDFLQMKHLKRKRKSNYSVKETQTLIREIHKRRDILFSRQQNMAINELKRRAWEEVADSVNALGEGELRTAAEVKRRYLDWRALMKRKQLQAELASGLKAEFEPSSPDNEASLGGCDQSLDLSGFSKDSGCDWQDLTDLGEPSTNASGVKMEDDEASSYRLEAGDGAEGEEDDEDCFPSILPDMDREGRVPEVFAHIDEFGVLSSTKPMSGPAAGRDLGLGVGSVMGMGLAGLGLTGGDSTSLLVALERQRLDLEKHRLQVESERLQVEKERLLVEKERLRQGELERERLQLEKERLQVERERLRVVLQQNTPLLQSPAPSTSVATPTTSSSAPSSSSLDGEKERKPAWSTAVDLEAEKLKLEKERLLLEKERLQFFKFESGRLQIEKERLQVEKERLQLHKDGQQMALHT, encoded by the exons ATGGACTTCTTGCAGATGAAGCAcctgaaaagaaagagaaagagtaaCTACAGCGTAAAGGAAACTCAAACCCTGATCCGAGAGATCCACAAACGGCGTGACATTCTGTTTTCACGGCAGCAGAACATGGCCATCAATGAGTTAAAGCGGCGTGCGTGGGAGGAGGTGGCGGACAGCGTCAACGCGCTGGGAGAGGGCGAGCTGCGGACCGCGGCCGAGGTCAAGAGGCGCTACCTGGACTGGCGGGCGCTCATGAAACGAAAACAGCTTCAGGCCGAGCTGGCATCAGGATTGAAGGCAGAGTTTGAACCTTCGTCTCCGGATAATGAGGCATCTCTGGGTGGCTGTGACCAGTCGCTGGACCTCAGTGGGTTTTCCAAGGACTCGGGCTGCGATTGGCAGGATCTGACGGACCTGGGAGAGCCGAGCACAAATGCGTCGGGTGTGAAGATGGAGGACGATGAGGCCAGCAGCTACAGA CTGGAGGCCGGGGACGGCGCCGAAGGTGAGGAGGACGATGAAGACTGCTTTCCCTCCATCCTCCCTGATATGGACCGAGAGGGGCGTGTCCCCGAGGTCTTCGCCCACATCGATGAATTTGGCGTGTTGAGCTCCACAAAGCCTATGTCAGGACCAGCGGCCGGTCGAGACCTGGGGCTCGGAGTCGGCAGCGTAATGGGAATGGGCCTAGCGGGATTGGGCCTGACCGGTGGGGACAGCACAAGTCTGCTGGTGGCGCTGGAGAGGCAGAGACTGGACCTGGAGAAGCACCGCTTACAGGTGGAGTCCGAGCGGCTGCAGGTGGAGAAAGAGCGCCTCCTGGTGGAGAAGGAGAGGCTGAGACAGGGggagctggagagagagaggttgcAGCTGGAGAAAGAGCGACTGCAGGTGGAGAGAGAGCGATTAAGAGTGGTCCTGCAACAAAACACACCCCTCCTGCAAAGCCCCGCCCCATCCACCTCAGTCGCCACGCCTACCACATCATCCTCTGCACCTTCATCATCGTCGTTGGATGGAGAGAAGGAGAGGAAGCCGGCCTGGTCGACGGCCGTGGATTTGGAGGCAGAGAAGCTGAAGTTAGAGAAAGAACGCCTCCTGCTGGAGAAAGAGAGACTGCAGTTCTTCAAGTTTGAGTCAGGCAGACTGCAGATCGAGAAAGAGCGTCTGCAGGTGGAGAAAGAGAGGCTACAGCTTCATAAAGATGGTCAACAGATGGCCCTGCACACCTGA
- the aasdhppt gene encoding L-aminoadipate-semialdehyde dehydrogenase-phosphopantetheinyl transferase, which produces MEGVRWAFRCGSWVPTRSEWTLAARCVQLEEKERIGQFVFGKDAKSAMAGRLLIRKLVCEKMGYAWNGFRLERTARGKPYLPRLSPATGPASSHTHWNFNLSHQGDYAVLAAEPGPQVGVDVMKTSKPGSSSVQEFFRIMNRQFTDLEWKNIRAAGSDWDQLDMFYRHWALKESFIKAIGTGLGFDLQRVEFHISPNQMQEGQVYRQTRMFLDNEEEDWTFEESLLDKVHHVAVALGKQEHDGSFCDAPPISFTLLSFSDLVSRATPLLEEDPVYWESFQKKKDAPSRQSERQ; this is translated from the exons ATGGAAGGGGTCCGGTGGGCGTTCCGGTGCGGTTCGTGGGTCCCGACTCGTTCAGAGTGGACACTAGCGGCTCGCTGCGTGCAGCTGGAGGAGAAAGAACGAATCGGTCAGTTCGTGTTCGGCAAAGATGCGAAATCTGCAATG GCTGGACGTCTACTGATCAGAAAGCTGGTGTGTGAGAAGATGGGTTATGCATGGAACGGATTTCGATTGGAACGAACAGCGCGGGGTAAACCTTACCTGCCACGCCTCTCTCCTGCCACAGGCCCCGCCTCTAGCCACACCCACTGGAACTTTAACTTGTCGCATCAGGGAGATTATGCGGTGCTGGCGGCAGAACCTGGACCGCAGGTGGGTGTAGACGTGATGAAGACCAGCAAACCAG GCAGTAGCTCAGTGCAAGAGTTTTTCCGCATTATGAATCGCCAGTTCACGGATCTGGAGTGGAAGAATATCCGGGCAGCCGGATCAGACTGGGACCAACTGGACATGTTCTACAGACACTGG GCATTGAAGGAAAGCTTCATTAAAGCCATTGGCACAGGGTTGGGCTTCGACCTGCAGAGGGTGGAGTTTCACATTTCGCCCAATCAGATGCAAGAGGGTCAAGTGTACCGCCAGACACGAATGTTCCTGGATAATGAAGAGGAGGACTGGACATTTGAG GAGAGCTTACTGGATAAAGTTCATCACGTCGCCGTTGCGCTGGGAAAACAA GAGCATGATGGGAGTTTTTGTGACGCCCCACCCATTTCATTTACACTGTTGAGTTTTAGTGATCTGGTGTCCAGAGCCACGCCCCTATTAGAAGAAGACCCCGTCTACTGGGAGAGCTTTCAGAAAAAAAAGGACGCACCTTCAAGACAAAGCGAACGGCAGTGA